agctgctcttcctcccggagaaggactgcccgttccatgatctcgccatcacggttgacaactccgttgtgtcctcctcccagagtgcaaagagccttggcgtgaccctggacaacaccctgtcgttctccactaacatcaaggcggtgacccaatcctgtaggttcatgctctacaacattcggagagtacgaccctgccttacacaggaagcggcacaggtcctaatccgggcacttgtcatctcccgtctggattactgcaactcgctgttggctgggctccctgcctgtaccattaaacccctacaactcatccagaacgccacaGCCCATCTGgtattcaaccttcccaagttatctcacgtcaccccgctcctccgcacactccactggcttccagttgaagctcgcatctgctacaagaccatggtgcttgcctacggagctgtgaggggaacggcacctccgtaccttcaggctctgatcagtccctacacccaaacgagggcactacgttcatccacctctggcctgctggctcccctacctctacggaagcacagttcccgctcagcccagtcaaaactgttcgctgctctggcaccccaatggtggaacaagctccctcacgacaccaggacagcggagtcactcaccaccttccggagacacttgaaaccccacctctttaaggaatgcctgggataggataaaggaatccttctacccccccttacccccaccccccaaaacatttataaaaatatatttgtaaagtggttgtcccactggctatcataaggtgaatgcaccaatttgtaagtcgttctggataagagcgtctgctaaatgatgaaaatgtaaaaatgtaattcgtcggggcatggactctacaaggtgtcgaaagcgttccacagggatgctggccaatgttgaatccaatacttcccacagttgagtcaagttggctggatgtcctttgggtggtggaccattcttgatacatacgggaaaatgttgagcgtgaaaaacccagcagcattgcagttcttgacacaaaccggtgcgcctggcacctactaccatacccctgtcaaaggcacttaaatattttgtcttgcccattcaccctctgaatggcacacatacacaatccatgcctcaaggcttacaaatccttctttaacctgtctcctccccttcatctacactgaagtggatttaacaagtgacatcaataagggatcatagctttcacctggtcagtctgtcatggaaagagcaggtgttcttaatgttttgtatacatcTCTATGTGCCGTACCTGGTCGTTAAGGAAGAGATCCACAAACCCTGGGATGCTCTTGGCGAACTTAGTGAGCTCCTGTACGGTCTCCACCGTGGTGCACTGACAGCGGTAGAACACGTGTACCCCTATCTCCTTGGTGAGGGGCGCACCCGGGACTAACTGGTCCCATACTAAACCACTCTCTGCCTGCCACAGGGTGTCCACATCATGGATCACAAATGTctgaggggacagagagaaagcATTCATCTTTAATGTTCCTCTTATAAAACTCTTTAGCTTGTTATAGGTCTCGGGATATACAAAAACATCTATAtgtaataattggtcatttagcagacgctcttatccagagcgacttacaggagcaattagggttaagtgccttgctcaagggcacatcgacagatttttcacctagtgggctcggggattagaaccagcgacctttcggttactggcacaacgctcttaaccactaagctacctgccacccttgtAAGTGTTCACGTCAAGTTAAAATCATTATGAAAAACAGATTGATGAGAGGCAGTCTGTAAACTTCAGAGCTCTACAAATACCCTTTTCAAATAAGCCACTAAACTTTTCCATGAGGTTACTAGTAACATTCATCTAGATTGGTGCAACCATAAAAAACATCCCCATCATCAAAACTCAGAGGGGTTGTTTTGAGTTGTGACCATAaacatacagtgtcttcagagtATTGACACCCcttaaccttttccacattttgttgtgttagcctgaatttaaaattgattaaattgagatattgtcactggcctacacacacactcacataatatcaaagtggaattgtgtttttagaaatgtgtacaaattaattaaaaaatgaaaagctgaaatgtcttaagtcaataaatattcaacccctttgttatggtaagcctaaataagttcaggagtaataaTTTGCTTAACAAAGTCACAAAAGTagcatggactcactatgtgcaataatagtgtttaacatgatttttgaatgacaaccatgctcaaagggatgagATGAGGtaaagttatgaattacactttggatggtgtatcaatacatccagtcactacaaaagatACAGGCATACTTCCTAACTccgttgccagagaggaaggaaaccgcacaggtatttcacaatgaggccaatggtgactttaaaacagttaagagtataatggctgtgataggagaaaactgaggatggatcaacaacattgtagatactccacaatactaacctaattgacagagtgaaaacaatgaagcctgtacagaatacaaatattccaaaacatgcatcgcttgcaacaatgcactaaagtaatactgtacaGGCACCTTGACTtacacattttcttgtgttacagcctgaatttaaaatagattatccctcctcaccaatctacacacaatgccccagaatgacaaagttaaaacatATTTAGAAATTTgaacacatttattgaaaatgaaatacagaaatctcattgccgtgacactccaaattgagatgtaactacaacttgattggagtccacctgtggccaattcaattgtttggacatgatttagaaataaACTCACCGGTCTATATAAAGgctccacagttgacagtgcatgtcagagcaaaaaccaagccatgaggtcgaaggaattgtccgtagagctccgagacacgattgtgtcgagacacagatcaggggaagtgtaccaaaacatttctgcagcattgaaggtctccaagaacacagtggcctccatcattcttaaatgaaagaagtttggaaccaccaagactcttcctagagctggccacccggccaaactgagcaatcaggggagaagggccttggtcagggaggtgaccaagaacccaatggtcactctgacagagctccagagttcctctgtggagatgggagaaccttccagaaggacaaccatctctgcagcactccaccaatcagtcctttatggtaaagtggccagacggaagccactcctcagtaaaaggcacgacagcccacttggagtttgacaaaaggcacctaaagactcagaccatgagaaacaagattatctggtctgatgaaaccaagattgaactctttggcctgaatgcaaaggatcacgtctggaggaaacctttcaccatccctacggtgaagcattgtggcagcatcatgctgtggggatgtttttcagcggcagggactggaagacttgtcaggatcgagggaaagatgaacggagcgaagtacagagagatccttgatgaaaacctgctccagagcgctcagcacctcagactatggcgaaggttcaccttccaacaggacaacgaccctaagcacacagccaagacaacgcaggagtggcttcaggacaagtctcaatgtccttgagtggcccagccagagtccggacttgaacctgatcgaacatctctggagagacctgaaaatagctgtgcatcgacgCGCCctttccaacctgacagagcttgagaggatcttcagagaagaatgggagaaactccccaaatacaggtgtgccaagcttgtagtgtcatagtGTCATTGTgtttcctgagtggcgcagtggtctaaggcactgcatcgcagtgctaactgtgtcactagagatcctggttcgaatccaggctctgtcgcagccggccgcgaccgggagactcatgggcggcgcacaattggcccagcgtcgtccagggtaggggagggaatggccggcagggatgtagctcagttgatagagcatggcgtttgcaacgccagggttgtgggttcgattcccacagggggccagtataaaaaatatatatatatgtaagtcgctctggataagagcgtctgctaaatgactaaaatgtaaatgtaaaaatacccatgaagactcgaggctgtaatcgcaaccaaaggtgcttcaacaaagcactgagtaaagggcctgaatacttatgtaaatgtaatatttcagttttttatttttaatacatttgctaacatttctaaaaacctgtttttgctttgtcattatgaggtattgtgtgtaggttgagggggaaaaaagcaatttaaatcaattttaaaataaggctgtaacgtaacaaactatggaaaaagtcaagaggtctgaatacttacatacaCATTAtccacacttttacactcatttgcttctgctactctgttctttattttactcttattattattattattattattattattattaatcctgatgcctagtcactttaccctgccttcatgtacatatctacctcaaataccgtattattatctatcctgatgcctagtcactttaccctgccttcatgtacatatctacctcaaataccttattatgatctatcctgatgcctagtcactttaccctaccttcatgtacatatctacctcaaataccttattattatctatcctgatgcctagtcactttaccctgccttcatgtacatatctacctcaaataccgtattattatctatcctgatgcctagtcactttaccctgccttcatgtacatatctacctcaaataccttattatgatctatcctgatgcctagtcactttaccctaccttcatgtacatatctacctcaaataccttattattatctatcctgatgcctagtcactttaccctgccttcatgtacatatctacctcaaataccttattattatctatcctgatgcctagtcactttaccctgccttcatgtacatatctacctcaaataccgtattattatctatcctgatgcctagtcactttaccctgccttcatgtacatatctacctcaaataccttattattatctatcctgatgcctagtcactttaccctgccttcatgtacatatctacctcaaataccgtattattatctatcctgatgcctagtcactttaccctgccttcatgtacatatctacctcaaataccgtattattatctatcctgatgcctagtcactttaccctgccttcatgtacatatctacctcaaataccttattattatctatcctgatgcctagttccctgccttcatgtacatatctacctcaaataccttattattatctatcctgacgcctagtcactttaccctgccttcatgtacatatctacctcaaataccgtattattatctatcctgatgcctagttccctgccttcatgtacatatctacctcaaataccttattatctatcctgatgcctagtcactttaccctgccttcatgtacatatctacctcaaataccgtattattatctatcctgatgcctagttccctgccttcatgtacatatctacctcaaataccttattatctatcctgatgcctagtcactttaccctgccttcatgtacatatctccctcatacctcgtacctctgcacattgatctggtaataGCTCCATTTATGCGTTTTTATTTCtcgtgttactattttattttaaaactctgcatagttgggaagggctcgtaagcaagcaggTCTACGCCAGTTGTAGTCGGCTCATGTGACAAACACCATTTTATTTTTACCGATGTGCAGCTGGTCTTGCCGGTGAGGATACTGCGGGCCTTCTTCTTGGTCATGATGAGGTTCTGCAGGTAGGCTTGGTACACCTGTTTAGTAAGGGTCTTGAGGTCCAAGCCTCCAGGGTGTTGGGTATCTAGCTCCTCAGCTAGCAGGCCAGCCATAAGCTTCTTCTCAGCCTCCGGCATACGCCCATACCGGATCGCTGGGGAAACAGACAGGATAGCATTAAAGTACTAAAAATAAACAGTCAATGTTGATCTATATAACCCAAATGATGCGTGTGTAAATGTAAGTAAATATGCCTGAGAAGAAAAACAAGATGTGTTATTGAGAATATTGAAATACCGGTAACTAGGTAATGAAATTGTTACATTAAGCAGCTTGTAATGTGTCAAAGTATCATATTCAAACTTTCCCACCAGTGTCAGTCCTATTCTCACCATCATGTGACATGCCAAGGGCTAGGCACTTCTGGAAGCGACAGTATTGGCACTTGTTACGGTTTTTCGTCAGGATCATACAGGCTCTCTCACAGCGCTCATACTCCAGCCTCAACCGAAGGGTCCGCCGGAAGAAGCCCTGGACCAcatgatacacacacagacagaggtggTCAATGAACTTGAGTTTCAGGTTAACTAACTTCAATGGCTGGAATGCTGCCACACAGGACACAAACTAAACTCAAGCTAAGCTCTGGTTGAGGATGTTAGCAGCCATGCCAAAACCTCCAAGATTTAAGACCTAAGAACATTAGGCTAATGTTTTTCTGATGAAGAAGACCCATTGGTAGATCGGCGGAATCGCGCTCACCTTGCAGCCCTCGCAGGCATGCACACCGTAGTGAAACCCTGAAGCTTTGTCCCCACAGATCCTACACTCCACGTTGATCCCAGGGCCGGTGGCCTCGTCCCGGCCCAAACACAGCTGCTCTGACAGTGAGGCAGATGACGTGCGAGACAGgtctgacacacagagagagacacacacaacacccATCTGAGCATCACAACGATTAATAGGAGAACATTCTTGTACAGACTCGTATCACCCTCACCTCAACCCAAATCTGTTTGTGCCAACGACAATAGGAGTTTGCAACAAGACAGCTCAAACTGATCTTGGACCAGGACGTACCCATATGCTCTGCTGATGTATTCACTATAAGTCCAAAACATTACAGTGAAGCACATCACCTCCCGCTTAGCGTCTTATTTCGAATATAACCAACGCCACATGTATTTAAATGTACTCTTACCTGTGTAGTTGGTAGCAGCAGCTGGACTGTCTTGTCTGCTGTGGCTGGTCTTCACCTTCTCcagtctctcctcttcccctcctcctccattctgTTGGCTGCCAGTCCCATTCCTTGATACCATCGAGATGGGGGACCTCGACCTCTCCGCCCCACTGCCCTCAACAACCCCCAGCAGGTCTCCAAAGTCAGAGCCCACTGCCTCCACCTCCTGTGCAGTCCATATGATATCAGCTGCTGTGTCCAGGGTCTGTGGAGAGTTTGGGCCACACAGGGGCAGTGTGCCTGTGCTGTTAGCCCCAAGCGTAATCCTAGTTTCCCCATTCACCTGTTCAAGGTGCTCAGGGGAAGGTAGCTGCTGTAACCATTCCATGGCTCCTTGCCTTGTGGTCAGGCTGCTAAAGCGCCTCTTCCCAGTCTGTCATGATGTTGCGGACATGGCCTTCCTATTCACGTGAGGAACCGGGTAATTACTCAACGACAACCAACCCATTTAGGCCTATCACTAAATGATATCACCATCTCGAAACAAAACCCAGGTAGTGTTCATTAGGCCACACTGTAGCAAAACCTTTTGAAACAAATTAGtgattcttattggacaagtcctgGATGTTCCAGACTGTTTTCTTCAGTTTCATGCCAGCAAGTCAATTAAGgacacatttttatttacaatgaagacctaccaagaggcaaaagggCTCCTATGGGGacgggatatatatatatattttttaatgtaggACAAAAACATGCATCACAATAAGAGACACCACTActctacataaagagagacccaaGACAacacaacacggtagcaacacaacatggtggtACAAAACATGTAAAGGAAGGAAAAGatgtgccaagtgtggagggGAACATGATTACGGTGCATGTGGGAGCAATGTGAAGGTTGTGTTGTCATTGTGGGGGGAACATAGTGCAGCATTTGGTAGAAGTTGGTAGGGGTTTACTTGTTTTGGTTTTCATGGTAGTACAGAATTGGGCAGATCATGATTGATTGTACATTCTAGCActgtaggtggcggcatgcacttaAATgattgtttgcggaccgccatgatGTCATAGAAAGAGGAATGAGGAAATGGTGACTGTGCTTGAATCTGAAAGTGCAGCAAGTGAAGTGTGATAATGAATGGAAAACAGTGAAATCAAAGAACGGAACAAAATGAGTAAAAGTTGTAGCAGAAGACAAGGACGGGTCCCATaatgcatttcttattggactgcGTTTTTTGGACAAGGAGATTCATTTGGGAAATCCATTTGTAATATCCAGGACTGTGAAGAAAGCAGTGGGAAAGGTGGATTCAATCAAGGTGACTAGAAGCGGACTTGTTTTGGTTAATTGTGTTGATGAAGAACGGAAGAAGCATGCACTGGATCTGGCAAAATTGTCCACGTCAGAAGTAACATGTATTGATATTCGGAGCAGGGCGCCTACCAAAGGAGTTATAGCTGGATTCTCGTTGAATATAGATGACGAGTATCTTAGTCAGAAAATCCCAGGAGTGGTCAGTGCACATCGCCTGACCCGTATGGTAAATGGAAGGAAGGAGAAAAGCCTATTAATATTGTTGTTTGAGGAGACTACCTGAATATGTGAAGCTTGGATTTGTGAGGTGAGAGCGTGTGTCCAAACCATTACAGTGTGGGAATTCTAAAGGATATGGTCATGTGTCAAATGTTTCCAGACTGGAGAAGTATGATATTTAAGAATCTGAAAATGTTGCAGCGGTGGTGGGGATCATACTCCGGACTTCcttgagtgccctgttagggtgaaggaggtccaggtgtcaaggatcagggctgcgCAGcggatctcctatgtggaggcggtgaagagagtcaAAGGGGCAAGAGGCAACAGTGTTGAAGATATGGCAGTGGATGCATTGCAACCAGTTGCTAGTGTTAAGTCAATCGAGTGATCTGGATACACCCATTGTGAAGAAGGTAGATTTTGTGGCATTTATAGCCACAGTGATTAATTGTACAGCACAAGTGTCTAagaagtcctctgtagctcaattggtagagcatggcgcttgtaacgccagggtggtgggttcgatccccgggaccacccatacttaaaaatttatgcacacatgactaagtcgctttggataaaagcgtccgctaaatggcatattataagtcCAAGAAGCTGGGTATCATTATCTCTGCTGCCGATACGTTTTTGGGGCTCAAATGTTTTCCTTTTTGGGATCCTTATTATCCATCCGCACAGTAGGTGGCAGAATGCACATTTAATTGTTGCGAACGCCATTATACCATAGAAGAATACCAATaaatcacgcgaagcagccacaagtgtcagtaagagtctcgatgattgagtctttgaattaagagatggagataaaactgtccaatttgagtgtttttttgcagctcgttccagacGCCAGCTGCAGCGAACCGAAAAGATGGACGTTGTGTGCTTGGGGAACTTTAACataatgtgactggcagaatgggtgttgtatgtggaggatgatggttgcagtaggtatctcagataggggggagtgaggcctaagagggttttgtaaataagcatcaaccagtggatCTTGCGCCGGGTATACTGAGATGgccagtgatgtgtcctataaggagcattggtggccgaatggtaaagaacatctagccgctcgagagcacacttacctgccgatctataaattacgtctccgtaatctagcatgggtaggctGGTCATCGGAATCTGCTATTGGGTCAGTGTGATATAGGCTAATCATGAGACACTTCTGTTAaaattaaatttacattttagtcatttagcagacgctcttatccagagcgactttcagttactgagtgcatacattattttatattttttcatactgcccccccgtgggaaacgatgACAGAAGAGATGGAATATATCAAAATTACATGCAATTCCATACCTCAAAACATGCATAAAAAATAATCAGAATGACAGAAAATGAAAACATTCCTTAAAcaattgtttaactagctagttaTCCTATACAACGTTTAGTTTAGGAGTGCAGATAGCTATGCTAGAGGCCCAGCTGCAGAACACAAGTTCCCGAATAACTTTGTTTTTGTCTTGGGGAACATGATAGTTAGCTAACTAACCGTTTGGGTTATCGCTAGCCTGCCTTTGTAAATCCATTCTTACCTTTATCAATGGCGTtgcttgccttccaaagaatgcGTGGGTGAGGTGTAAAGTTACCACGCCGTGTCCATAACCACTTGATTCAATAGGTTGGCTGTGTTGTTTGCTAGCTAGTTGGTTTAACGTCAGTTAGATAGCAAACTTTAGCTCCCTGAACTTTCCCAATTCATCAGTCAATACTGTTATATAATCCATCCAATAATCTATATTGAAAGTTTGCAGTGAAGTCACCATCTTCTGGTGGCTGGCTAGTACATCGGGATATCAAACTTTTCAGTGAGCTATTGCAAACATGTACTAGCCCAGTGTCAACCTTCTCTGTACTCTCGCCAGAGCACCCCCTGACGTTCAACCGATTCATGGCACAGTTCATCCTGCCATGTGACTTTGCAAATGTGTTTATAGGCtttagggcaggggtgtcaaactcgttCCATAGCGGGTCTAGtgcagggttgcccaaccctcttcctggagagctaccctcctgtaggttttcgctccaaccccaggtgtaacGACCCTgcccctggtcctctgtagctcagctcgTAGAGCACggagcttgtaacgccaaggtagtgggttcgatccccgggaccacccatacacaaaaaatgtatgcacgcatgactgtaagtcgctttggataaaagcgtctgcgaaatggcatattatattattatcaacctgctaattattagaatcaggtgtgctagattagggttggagcaaaaacctacaggacggtagcgctCCGGGAACACGGTTGGCCAGTCCTGGTCTAGTGTCTGCagttttttttctctcctttcaataggcccttttcacgtgacgtcagacaacttccgttctgccgcgatgcaggttatgtttacatccggtgtcgcttaggaacgcttagctagta
This portion of the Coregonus clupeaformis isolate EN_2021a chromosome 24, ASM2061545v1, whole genome shotgun sequence genome encodes:
- the LOC121537838 gene encoding peroxisome proliferator-activated receptor delta-like isoform X2, yielding MEWLQQLPSPEHLEQVNGETRITLGANSTGTLPLCGPNSPQTLDTAADIIWTAQEVEAVGSDFGDLLGVVEGSGAERSRSPISMVSRNGTGSQQNGGGGEEERLEKVKTSHSRQDSPAAATNYTDLSRTSSASLSEQLCLGRDEATGPGINVECRICGDKASGFHYGVHACEGCKGFFRRTLRLRLEYERCERACMILTKNRNKCQYCRFQKCLALGMSHDAIRYGRMPEAEKKLMAGLLAEELDTQHPGGLDLKTLTKQVYQAYLQNLIMTKKKARSILTGKTSCTSVTLLKYGVHEAIFAMLPSLMNKDGLLVANGKGFVTREFLRSLRKPFSEIMEPKFEFAVKFNALELDDSDLALFVAAIILCGDRPGLMNVKQVEQSQDGILQAMDQHLQENHQDSLFPKLLNKMADLRQLVTENTLLVQKIKKTESETSLHPLLQEIYKDMY
- the LOC121537838 gene encoding peroxisome proliferator-activated receptor delta-like isoform X1; amino-acid sequence: MEWLQQLPSPEHLEQVNGETRITLGANSTGTLPLCGPNSPQTLDTAADIIWTAQEVEAVGSDFGDLLGVVEGSGAERSRSPISMVSRNGTGSQQNGGGGEEERLEKVKTSHSRQDSPAAATNYTDLSRTSSASLSEQLCLGRDEATGPGINVECRICGDKASGFHYGVHACEGCKGFFRRTLRLRLEYERCERACMILTKNRNKCQYCRFQKCLALGMSHDAIRYGRMPEAEKKLMAGLLAEELDTQHPGGLDLKTLTKQVYQAYLQNLIMTKKKARSILTGKTSCTSTFVIHDVDTLWQAESGLVWDQLVPGAPLTKEIGVHVFYRCQCTTVETVQELTKFAKSIPGFVDLFLNDQVTLLKYGVHEAIFAMLPSLMNKDGLLVANGKGFVTREFLRSLRKPFSEIMEPKFEFAVKFNALELDDSDLALFVAAIILCGDRPGLMNVKQVEQSQDGILQAMDQHLQENHQDSLFPKLLNKMADLRQLVTENTLLVQKIKKTESETSLHPLLQEIYKDMY